In Zingiber officinale cultivar Zhangliang chromosome 6A, Zo_v1.1, whole genome shotgun sequence, a single genomic region encodes these proteins:
- the LOC121995155 gene encoding endoglucanase 8-like, with protein sequence MSTAMASVVSAQNPDYKLALSKSLLFFEGQRSGKLPPNQRLTWRKDSALLDGQEGGVDLTGGYYDAGDNVKYSFPMAFTATMLAWSIIEFGDGMGDEGVRAAEALRWNTDFLLKATAHLPNTVYAMVGNPYSDHNCWERPEDMDTPRPVYAVNTTHPGSEVAGEITAALAAASIAFRSSDTAYARLLLSRAKQAYYFANTYQGSYNDSIGDAVCPFYCDISGYQDELAWGGAWLNKATNSQKYQKYVDKAIRNIKLMEEATGYYNVDTEFSWDNKHAGTYVLLSQVLIYIYTPGENISKYVGHYKTEAQTFACVVLPESPTKTMKYTPGGLIYKTRSSNNQVTGAVSLLALVYAKHLTQAKGTITCGKTQFPPSKLVDLAKSQADYILGHNPLRMSYMVGYGSKFPQHIHHRASALPSLDVHPSFIACKDGTPYYMSRKPNPNELTGAIVGGPNNGTDYFDDDRKRPAQSEPTTYINAPFVGVFAYFANH encoded by the exons ATGTCAACTGCAATGGCATCGGTTGTATCGGCTCAAAACCCCGATTACAAGCTCGCGCTGAGCAAGAGCTTGCTGTTCTTCGAAGGGCAGCGATCAGGGAAGCTTCCTCCTAACCAACGCCTGACATGGAGGAAGGACTCGGCTCTACTCGATGGCCAAGAGGGTGGT GTTGATCTAACGGGGGGATACTACGACGCGGGGGACAACGTGAAGTACAGCTTTCCGATGGCGTTCACGGCGACGATGTTGGCGTGGAGCATCATCGAGTTCGGCGACGGGATGGGAGACGAGGGGGTTCGTGCTGCGGAAGCTCTGAGATGGAACACAGATTTCTTGCTGAAGGCCACGGCTCACTTGCCCAACACTGTCTACGCCATGGTGGGCAACCCCTACAGTGACCACAACTGCTGGGAACGGCCCGAGGACATGGACACCCCGCGCCCCGTGTACGCCGTCAACACCACTCACCCGGGCTCAGAGGTTGCCGGCGAGATCACCGCCGCGCTCGCTGCTGCATCAATCGCGTTCAGGTCCTCCGACACTGCGTACGCCCGGCTCTTGTTGTCTAGAGCGAAGCAG gcgTATTATTTCGCAAACACCTACCAGGGCTCATACAACGATAGCATTGGCGACGCAGTCTGCCCATTTTACTGTGATATCAGTGGCTACCaa GATGAGTTAGCTTGGGGAGGAGCATGGTTGAATAAAGCCACCAACAgccaaaaataccaaaaatatgtTGATAAAGCCATTCGAAACATCAAACTCATGGAAGAAGCAACTGGGTATTATAATGTCGACACTGAGTTTTCATGGGACAATAAACACGCAGGAACCTACGTCCTCCTAAGCCaggtattaatttatatatatacacCTGGTGAAAATATAAGTAAATAT GTTGGTCACTATAAAACTGAAGCTCAAACCTTTGCGTGCGTGGTGTTGCCAGAATCCCCCACCAAGACCATGAAATACACACCAG GTGGTTTGATCTACAAGACTAGATCATCCAACAACCAAGTCACCGGCGCAGTTTCTCTCCTCGCTCTTGTGTATGCGAAGCATCTCACACAGGCTAAGGGAACCATTACTTGTGGCAAAACCCAATTTCCCCCTTCAAAGCTTGTAGACTTGGCGAAAAGTCAG GCGGATTACATCTTGGGCCACAACCCACTGAGAATGTCTTACATGGTTGGCTACGGCTCCAAGTTCCCTCAGCACATTCATCACAGGGCCTCCGCCCTCCCATCCCTGGATGTGCATCCCTCATTCATTGCATGCAAAGACGGCACTCCTTACTACATGAGCCGCAAGCCTAATCCGAATGAGTTGACGGGAGCTATTGTCGGAGGGCCTAACAATGGAACGGATTACTTCGACGACGACCGGAAACGACCAGCTCAAAGTGAGCCCACCACTTATATCAATGCGCCCTTCGTCGGTGTGTTTGCTTACTTTGCTAATCATTAA